The DNA region TGCACGGATCGCGGATCGCCGCACAACATGTGGCGGTCCTCGCCACCGTGGGTTGTACGTACCCGCGCGTTTACCGCAAGGCGCGCGTAGGGATCATTGCCACCGGCGACGAACTGGTCGAGCCCACCGAGTACCCCGGACCTTCGCAGATTCGCACGAGCAACAGCCATCAACTGTACGCGCAGGCGCTTACCGCGGACACGCTTCCAACGTACTACGGGATTGCGCGCGACACAAAACCCGCGATTGATAGTGCGCTCAAACGGGCCATAGCGGAAAACGATGTAATCCTGCTCTCCGGCGGCGTGTCAAAAGGGGACTTCGATCTCGTGCCGGACATCATGACGGAAAACGGCGTCGAAATCCTTTTCGATTCCATCGCAATAAAACCGGGCAAACCGACCACCTTTGGCGTCTCTCCGGACATCTATTGCTTCGGACTGCCCGGCAATCCCGTCTCGACATTCATCCAGTTCGAGATCCTTGTGAAGCCTTTTCTCTACAAGATTATGGGGTATGATTTTCACCCGTTTCATTCGATGTTGCCGCTGGCATCGCCCATCAAGACGAAAGGAACGGACCGCGAAACATGGCTGCCCGTCAAGCTCACGCCGGATGGACGCGTCGAAGCCGGCGCATATCACGGCTCGGCCCATATCAATGCCTTGTGCGATGCCGATGGATTGATCGTGTTGCCCATTGGAACAACCGTCATGCAGGAAGGAACGTTGGTCCGTGTTCGACCGATTCAATAGGAAGATCGACTATCTCCGGATCTCCGTAACGGACAAATGCAACTTGCGTTGCACCTACTGCATGCCGCCCGAGGGCGTCCCTCCCATCGGACACGAATGCATGCTTCGCTTCGAGGAGATCGCCGAAGTGGCCCGGACCGCCGTGGAACTGGGCATCACCAAGGTCCGCGTGACGGGCGGCGAACCGCTCGTCCGGCGCGGCATCGTCGCGTTGATTGAAATGCTGAGCCGCATGGAAGGCATCGCGGACTTCGCCATGACTAGCAACGGCACGCGCCTGGCCGAATTCGCGCGCCCACTTGTCGAAGCTGGTCTTCACCGCGTGAACGTCAGTCTCGACACGGTCGATCCGGCCCGTTACGCGGCCATTACGCGCGGCGGCGACGTACACCGTGTTCTCGAAGGCATCCGCGCGGCCCGCGAGGCCGGGCTGGCCCCCATCAAGCTCAATTGCGTCGTTCAGGACTCACCCGACGAACCCGATGCGCGCGGTGTCGCGGCCTATGCCCGGCAGGAGGGGCTGGAGGTGCGCTATATCCGGCGGATGAATCTCGAAATTGGGGATTTCTCGGTCGTGATCGGCGGAAGCGGCGGGGATTGCGCGCGCTGCAATCGCCTGCGGTTGTCATGCGACGGCATGATCCGCCCGTGCCTCTTCAACGACATCCAATTCGGCGTCCGCGAACTGGGCGCGCGCGAGGCCATTCTGCGCGCCGTGGCGGAGAAACCCTTGTGCGGCCAGACGAGCCGTGGCCATTTTAACAGCATAGGAGGATGAAGGTGAAAAAGTTGTCCCATCTCGATAACGAAGGCCGCGCGCGGATGGTGGATGTGAGCGGGAAACCCGTGCAGCGCCGTGTTGCGAGGGCACACGGCCGCATTCATTTATTGCCGGAGACAATAACCCTCGTCCGAGAGAACCACATCAAGAAAGGCGATGTGCTCGCCATCGCCGAGATCGCCGGCATCCAGGCCGCGAAACGCACCTGCGACCTGATTCCGCTTTGCCACACGGTCAATATCGGCAGTGTCCGTGTCCATGCCATGCTCGAATCGGACGGAGTCGCCGTCGAGAGCGAAGCCGTCGCGACGGACAAGACCGGCGTCGAGATGGAAGCCTTGACGGCCGTAAGCGTCGCGCTGTTGACCGTGTACGACATGTGCAAGGCCGTGGACAAACGGATGATTATCGGGGAAATCGCCCTTATCGAGAAGCGGAAAGATCCAATCGGGCAGGAGTAATTACGGAAACTTTACATTCGAAAAAAGACGTGGTATGCTATCGTTATGTTTCGCGGTGCATATCGAATAGGCTCGCATCCAACACAACGATCCATAAACACAGGGAGGGACTGCATAATGTTGACGCGAAGGAATGGCTTTACGCTCATAGAACTGCTCGTCGTTATTGCAATCATCGGCATACTGGCGGCCATCCTGCTGCCGGCACTGGCGCGCGCGCGCGAAGCAGCACGGCGTTCTTCGTGCCAGAATAACCTGAAACAGCTCGGCCTGGTATTCAAGATGTATGCAAACGAGGCCGGCGCCCAGAATTTTCCGCCCCAGTATCCGGGCTACTACCCCGCCGACGGCGCGGACCCCGTACCCATGCATACATTCTTTTGGGGGCCTGCCGTCTATCCGGAATACATGTCGGACTACAACATCATCTTCTGTCCGTCCGATCCCCAGGCGGGGCGAATCAAGGGCATCATCGACCAACTGAGAGACCTTCGCTTCAAGGAACTGCCGCAGCAGTTCCGCGATTATTCATACATGTACATTGGGTGGGCGACACGTTCCGACGACGATTGGGGCATCCAGAAGAACGCATCGAAGGATGCCCGCGATAGCAAGAAAGTCTTGCCGGAAAACTTCGTGACCACCGATATCGAGTATATCGACACGCAAACACAGGAAACGACGCGCCTTTATCGTTTGCGTGAAGGCGTCGAACGTTTCTTCGTCACGGACATCAACAATCCCGCGGCTACCGCCATGGCGCAAAGCACGATCCCGGTCATCTGGGACATGGTATGTCAGAATCCAAGCGGGACGGGGAACCAGTTCAACCACGTCCCGGGCGGCATGAACTGCCTCTATCTCGATGCCCATGCCGAATGGATTCGCTATATCGCTCACGATCCCAACTCGACCACACCGGACCCGAACACCTACCCCTGTACAAGCAATCTGGCCGACAAGCTCGGCAAGGGCGGCCCTACCGAACCGACCGATCCCGCCACCGTGACCGTTGTCCCTTGAGTCCCCTTGGTTTTCACAGCAAGCCGTGCTGACAACAACAAACAGGAGCGAGTATGATGTCTTGTCTGAAATGGAGTGTGTGTATATTGGCGGCAAGTGTGATAAGTGCGGCGGGAGCGTGGGCTGAAGGCCCTGCGCGCTCCTCGGAAACGCTGACAATCGTCGACTTGGACGGCACGAAGATCCCTCTGTCCGTGGCGGATCTGCGTAAAATGCCCGTCGACATCGAAGAGGAGTTGATTTGCGTAGGACACTCTTCGGGGTTCATCGGCATCTTCGACTATTCGGGTGTCCGCTTGAGCGAACTGTTCAAGAAGGCCAAAGCCGCCGAAGCCGCGAGCGAGTATCGCCGCGAAAACATGTACGTCCTGTTCCGCGGAACGGACGGCTATCAGACGCTGGCTTCCTGGACGGAGCTCACCATGACGACCGAAGGCAAGCGCGTCATGATCGCCATCGACAAGAACGCGGAACCTCTGCCGCCCCTTGAAGGCAAATTCCGTCTGATCCTGCCCGGCGACAAATGGGTCGGGCGTAGTGTCAAGTGCCTTGAGACTATCGAGATTCGCTGTCCCGACGGCGTGGTCGACAAGAAGAAGGACGACAAGAAAGAAGAGAAGAAACCGTAGCGCGCGTCCGATTGGCGGCTGCCACCCGGCATCGGGTATCATCGAGGAGGTTCTGATGATGCGAGTTCCCGGAGAAAGCGGAAACAATGTCCTGTCCAGACACGCGCAACGGTTCGATTGTCTCGGTAAACCTGTCCGAACGGCAAGGCACTTCCAAGCAGCCCGCGCCGGAGATTGTCATCGGCGAGCATGGCGTGCAAAACGACGCCCATGCCGGCGATTGGCACCGGCAGGTCAGCCTGCTGGCCGCCGAAAGTATCGAACGGTTTTCCGGCGAGGCCGGCCAATCGTTTCTTCCCGGCGAGTTTGCGGAAAATATCACGACTCGGGACATTGATCTCCTTCAGTCGGCGATCCTTGATCGCATAACCATCGGCCCGTCCGTCGAACTCGAAGTAACGCAACTGGGCAAGAAATGCCACGGGGCGAGTTGCGCCATCTTTCAGCAGGTTGGCCGTTGCGTGATGCCCAAGGAAGGCATTTTCACCCGCGTGATTCGCGGTGGGGTGGTGAAGCCGGGCGATGCCATTGCTCGCGTGCCGCGCACGTTGCGCTGCCGAATCGTAACGTTGAGCGACCGTGCCAGCCAAGGCGTCTACGAAGACCGCAGCGGACCGCGCATTCGCGAACTCCTCGAAGCGTTCGCGCAGGAAAAACACTGGCAACTCGATGCCGTATCTACACTTATGCCGGACGATGTCCAACAATTACAGAACGAATTGACTGCCGCGCGCGACGCCGGAGCGCATGCGATCTTCACGACCGGCGGCACCGGCATTGGCCCGCGCGATATCGCCCCAGAAGTTGTGACCGCTCTTGCCGACAAGATCATACCCGGACTCATGGAATACATCCGCGTCAAGTACGGCGCGGATAAGCCGAATGCCCTCCTTAGCCGTTCCGTGGCCGTTGTTTCCGGAAAAACCCTCATCTACACCCTGCCCGGCAGCCTCAAGGCCGTGGACGAGTACATGGCCGAGATTCTCAAGACCCTCGAACACGCCATCTTTATGCTGCACGGCCTTGACACGCACTGAAATTCAGGTTGGGGCATTGCGCGGGTCTCCTTGCGCACCATTTCAAAGCCAGACCGTCCTG from Candidatus Hydrogenedentota bacterium includes:
- a CDS encoding molybdopterin molybdotransferase MoeA gives rise to the protein IRTYDADPPVVLSVQTTGAMLPEGADCVIMIEYTEQVRENVVRFNGASTRDNICRKSEDIREGDAVLLHGSRIAAQHVAVLATVGCTYPRVYRKARVGIIATGDELVEPTEYPGPSQIRTSNSHQLYAQALTADTLPTYYGIARDTKPAIDSALKRAIAENDVILLSGGVSKGDFDLVPDIMTENGVEILFDSIAIKPGKPTTFGVSPDIYCFGLPGNPVSTFIQFEILVKPFLYKIMGYDFHPFHSMLPLASPIKTKGTDRETWLPVKLTPDGRVEAGAYHGSAHINALCDADGLIVLPIGTTVMQEGTLVRVRPIQ
- a CDS encoding radical SAM protein, translating into MFDRFNRKIDYLRISVTDKCNLRCTYCMPPEGVPPIGHECMLRFEEIAEVARTAVELGITKVRVTGGEPLVRRGIVALIEMLSRMEGIADFAMTSNGTRLAEFARPLVEAGLHRVNVSLDTVDPARYAAITRGGDVHRVLEGIRAAREAGLAPIKLNCVVQDSPDEPDARGVAAYARQEGLEVRYIRRMNLEIGDFSVVIGGSGGDCARCNRLRLSCDGMIRPCLFNDIQFGVRELGAREAILRAVAEKPLCGQTSRGHFNSIGG
- the moaC gene encoding cyclic pyranopterin monophosphate synthase MoaC, encoding MKVKKLSHLDNEGRARMVDVSGKPVQRRVARAHGRIHLLPETITLVRENHIKKGDVLAIAEIAGIQAAKRTCDLIPLCHTVNIGSVRVHAMLESDGVAVESEAVATDKTGVEMEALTAVSVALLTVYDMCKAVDKRMIIGEIALIEKRKDPIGQE
- a CDS encoding DUF1559 domain-containing protein; its protein translation is MLTRRNGFTLIELLVVIAIIGILAAILLPALARAREAARRSSCQNNLKQLGLVFKMYANEAGAQNFPPQYPGYYPADGADPVPMHTFFWGPAVYPEYMSDYNIIFCPSDPQAGRIKGIIDQLRDLRFKELPQQFRDYSYMYIGWATRSDDDWGIQKNASKDARDSKKVLPENFVTTDIEYIDTQTQETTRLYRLREGVERFFVTDINNPAATAMAQSTIPVIWDMVCQNPSGTGNQFNHVPGGMNCLYLDAHAEWIRYIAHDPNSTTPDPNTYPCTSNLADKLGKGGPTEPTDPATVTVVP
- a CDS encoding molybdopterin-dependent oxidoreductase, which gives rise to MAASVISAAGAWAEGPARSSETLTIVDLDGTKIPLSVADLRKMPVDIEEELICVGHSSGFIGIFDYSGVRLSELFKKAKAAEAASEYRRENMYVLFRGTDGYQTLASWTELTMTTEGKRVMIAIDKNAEPLPPLEGKFRLILPGDKWVGRSVKCLETIEIRCPDGVVDKKKDDKKEEKKP
- a CDS encoding molybdopterin-binding protein; this encodes MSCPDTRNGSIVSVNLSERQGTSKQPAPEIVIGEHGVQNDAHAGDWHRQVSLLAAESIERFSGEAGQSFLPGEFAENITTRDIDLLQSAILDRITIGPSVELEVTQLGKKCHGASCAIFQQVGRCVMPKEGIFTRVIRGGVVKPGDAIARVPRTLRCRIVTLSDRASQGVYEDRSGPRIRELLEAFAQEKHWQLDAVSTLMPDDVQQLQNELTAARDAGAHAIFTTGGTGIGPRDIAPEVVTALADKIIPGLMEYIRVKYGADKPNALLSRSVAVVSGKTLIYTLPGSLKAVDEYMAEILKTLEHAIFMLHGLDTH